A region of the Marmota flaviventris isolate mMarFla1 chromosome 3, mMarFla1.hap1, whole genome shotgun sequence genome:
GTCATTATCACCCAAACACCACAGTGCACATGAAGGTTCGCTCCTGGAGGAACCAGTTTCTTTAATGTAAGATTGGACAGTGTCTGCAATAGTCAGTGAAATGACTAGACACAGCAATCTTGACAGGGAAGGGAGGCTGGCATATGCAGGGACATTGGCTATTTGGTCTCAGCTGAAACCACCATTGCTACAAATAAATACCACAGTCATGCATCAGTTACTAGTGgagatacattctgagaaatgcatcattaggtaATTTCATTGTCACGTCAGCACAATAGAGTCCATTTACACAAACTAAGACAGCTATGACTCTAGGTGAAGTAATCTTATGAGACCGCCATGATATCTGTGGTCCATTGTTGACCAAAAGGTCATTATGTGGCATCTGACAGTACATACAAGTTTTCatgaatgcatatatttttaGGAGAAGTGGGACTTGAAGAAGATGTGTCATATATTAATAGATGCCACCTCTGGTGGTAggattatgaattatttttattttcttttacaaattcaaaaattttaacatgttCATTTAATAATTGTTTAGGTGAACTCACAAACATATGCACACATTTCAGAGATAGCAAATAGGCAAAAAAGAAAGTGCCCAGGAACCCAGGACCTGAAGGTGCAGATGGCGTCCCCGTCCCCGGGCTGACGGCCTGAGGGTTAGCCTCCTGGGCTTGGTTGTTCTCGGGCACTGTGGAGAGAGCCGCCATTTCTTCCTCAGCTCTTCCTCAGAGCCCACAGCCCAGGAGCTGGGTCTCCCAGACCACTAGGCTGGTGCCTTTCTGGGAACAAAGTCTGTGTGATTTCCTTGTCCTCGCTGTTTTCTGAAGATCCAATTTTacaccccccccccgccacctTGCTCTGTCCCCATGAATCCCACCTCTGGCAGGGGAAGGGGCCCCAAGGCCAATGCCTGGACATGAGTGTCCTGCCCTGGTGGCCTCCTTCTCCAGCCACCGACTCTCCCCCCGTGACTCCTTTCTCTCCAGGCGGttcttcaaggacatgccccacAACGCCCTTGACAAGAAGTCCAACTTCGAGCTCCTGGAGTAAGTGCGGGGCGGCCTCCCGACCCCCTCCCaaccctcccttccttccctccagagCCTCCTTTCCCACTCAGCCCTGGACCAGAGCCAGGTAGTCAGGGCCTTTCTCCTGGTCCCCAAGCCTTGGTACCCCCTCTCGACTGGCCAGAAGTCCTGAGCTGGAGGGAAGGAGAGCCAAATGCTGCTTCTGTTTCCCTGTTTTCAGAAAGGAAGTGGGACTCGACCTGTTTTTCCCAAAGCAGATGCAGGAGAATTTAAAGGTGAGAAAATCAAAGGGTGAGGGGCCCAGAAAACCCTTCTTTGTCAGATCCCCTGGGCTGGAACTACAAGGATTGGGCTGGGGATCCTCAAAGAAGCTGGGGCATCTGTGCTGCCTGGAGCCAGGACATAGGAGAGCCAAATGCCCCCAGTGGGCCACTTCTGTGGCGGAGAATCAGGACGGGCTGtgcctccctccagcctcccaaGAGGCAGCCTGAGCCCTGGGAGGCCGATTTCCCTGCCTCCTGCACAGGGTTAGGGTAGGCCCCGCCCGAGACCACTGAGTGTGTTTTGGGGAACAGGTCAGTGTTGCTGTCATGGCAGGAGCCCTGGGGGCATCTTCCAGCATGGGCATCCTCTCAGTGAGACCTAGTGGAAGGACAGGTGCCAGGAAGGGCAGGGCCTGGCTCAGCACTGCCGACCTCTCCCCAGCCCAAGCAGTTCCGGAAGATGATCCAGCAGACCTTCCAGCAGTACGCCTCGCTCCGGGAGGAGGAGTGTGTCATGAAGTTCTTCAACACCCTGGCGGGCTTTGCCAACATCGATCAGGAGACCTATCGCTGTGAACTTGTTGTAATGACCACCCTCCTCATTCTCTCCAGGCTGGCAGGCTAGGGGGCCAGGGAGCTATTCGGGGACAGGAACGGAGCTCAGGCAGCAGGGCCTTGCTGTTAACCTGCCTATGGCAGAACTCGTGTTAATCCATGTGCCGAGCAGGGAGCTGAATGTTGGCCTCCAGCTGTGGGAGATGGGCAGGTGGGCAGTTATCCAGAGGGGTGAGCTGCATGGTGAGGTGTAGCTTAGTGAGCCTCTCTTAGAGTGTCAACACACCAGGTGGCAGAACAGAGGTAACAGTCCCCTCTCTCCTCTATTCCAGCAAGGGTGGAACATTACAGTGGACCTGGTCATTGGCCCCAAAGGCATCCGCCAGCTGACAAGTCAAGATGCGAAGGTAGAGAGCACTGAGGCCGCACCAGCCCCTGGCTCAGGGTCTTAGATTCCCGACTCCTTCTCTGTCTGCCCAATCATTCTTCTTCCCCGTTGCTGAGAGCAGAGAGCCACGCCCTTGGTGTGAGCTCTGTGGACAGTATTTGGGGATGGCAGCTTGGGCAGATGGCTCCTTATTGCAGACATaggtgcagagagagagaaaaggacgTGCTTGGCGTTCTCGTGGTACAGAGAGAAGAGTAGCTCTGTAAGTGGCAAGGGGAGGCAGTTCTGGGTCCAGTTCTGACTCTACTGCCATCTTGAcctatgaccttgggcaagttctgCCTTTCTCCACACcctgttttctcttctgaaaGGTGAGGGGCTTGGACATGATGATCCTTCCAGATTAACTCCCTTCATCTGCAGAGAGATTCCCAGtcgctcctccctccccctcctgaCCCATCTGTATTGCCTGATCCCAGCAATGGGATGCTCTTAAGGGCCCCTTCTTCtccacagcccacctgcctggCTGAATTCAAGCAGATCAGGTCCATCAGGTGCCTCCCGCTGGAGGAGGGCCAGGCTGTCCTGCAGCTGGGCATTGAAGGCGCACCCCAGGTGAGCATCCCTGGACACCTGGAGGCTCTTCAGGGGTATCACTATGGGTTAGGATGCCCTTGGGTTGACCTGACTGTGGCAAGCAGGAAGCCAGGGCTTCCGTGGCTTTGGGGATCTTGTTAAGAAAACTTCACCCATGCCCTAACAAGGTGTTGGGGTGATggttggtatttttattttaatgtcaggAAAGAAGTGGGGTCTAATATTGACCAAGTGAAAAATGACTTATCGGTCAAGATCCCAGGGACAGGGGGATTTCATGGTGGAAGAATCAGAGACCTCCAACTGTGTCTATCTCTCCCTGTCTgtccctgctctgctctgcttccCATTTCTCAGTTTCTGCTTTACATAGTGAGCACCCCACATGGTGCAAGGCATCACGCTCTCTTGCTGGTCTTCCCAGAGCTCAGGGTGGTCAGTAGGAGGGAGCACACGCACGCCCCCCCTAGTGGTGACATGGAAGGCCAGCAGAGCTGAGAGGAAGcgtgggctggggttggggttcctgcagcagggctgggggtggaggtcCTGCAGCCTCTCTAGCAGCACTAGGGGGTACAGTGTAGCCAAGGCTTGAGGTCTCACCTTTGGCTGGCTTTTTCTCTGCAGTCTCTGTCCATCAAAACCTCATCCCTGGCAGAGGCTGAGAACATGGCTGACCTCATAGACGGTTATTGCCGGCTTCAGGGGGAACATAAAGGCTCTCTCATCATCCATCCCAAGAAAGGTAGGTTTCCCTGAAAGGCGCAGTGCCCAACAGTGGACAGCTGCACGCTGAGCCAAGCCTGCATGGCGATGTGGAGGCATGGGGGCGTGGAGCCACTGGCCCTTGCGCAAATGCATTCTTCAGGGGTGTGGGGAGGCGCTCAAGCAGCCCTGCAGGTGCTTCCTGTGGGGCCATTCTGGGTCGCCAGCTACAGGCCCTGGTCCTGGACAGCCACCCCTGGTCCTGCCAGTCAGAGCCTCATAGAGGCCAGCTTCAGGAGGAGCTGCATTTGTAGTACCAGGGAGATCAGAGCCATTGCTAGGACATGGTGGACCTTCCTCGTTTTGGGACCAGGGTCAGAAAGTAGGTCTGAGATGGATCACGGGGTGCTGGCAGGAGGAAGCCTACAAGGAGGATTCTGATTCTGGCCCAAGGCCTACATAGCTTCCACCCTGATGCTGAGAGGGGACAGAAGGTGGGGAGGGGTCTCCTTGTGGAGCAGTGACAGGCCCTCCATCCATCCCGGATTCTGTGTCCCTGGCTCcaatcttccctcccctcctgtctCTCCAGATGGTGAGAAGCGGAACAGCCTGCCCCAGATCCCCACCCTGTGAGTACAGTGGGGAGTTGGAAGGGCCCTGAGCTCAGCCAGTGTGTGCTGGGAGGAGGATGGACAAGCAGGGTGCCCCCACCCCCTCATTTTTGAGAGAACTAGAGACCCTGGCCTTTCACACAGCGCGTTGTCCTCCCTGCTGCCCGCTGGTGACATCCTGGGAGGATTGCTGCTGTGCCCCATCTCTAGGCCCAGGCCATGCCCCTGCTTGTTGCAGCCAGGTGGGCTGCTTCTGCAATCGGGCGGTGGGTGAGGGGGGAAAGCTCTGGGGGAGCTTTGCAAGCTCTGTGTTCATCTgcctcctgccctctctcctCCTGCAGAAACCTGGAGGCGAGGCAGTCCCACCTCTCGGAAAGCTGCAGCATAGGTAAGCCTGCCCACCCTGCCCGCGGCCTGTGCCCACCCTGCCCACGGCCTGTGCCCACCTCCCCGGGCTTGGTCCCTCTGCCTGCTCTTCTGACCGCTCCCTCCAAGTTACAGAAAACAACCTTTCCTAACCCTTCTCAGCACTGGCTTTAAAATATCGCCAGTTGTAATAGCGAGCATATATCGAGTAGTTAGTGCACACACTGAGTTTGTCATAACGAGAGGTGGCCCCAAACAAAATCCACAGACCACATGACTACAGACAGACATTGatttctcacagttccagaggctggcAAGTCCAGGGTCAAGGAACCAGCAGATTCAGATGACTGCCTTATCACTGTGCTCCTGTGATGCAGAGAGAAGGAACTCTGGTGCCATTcctcctcttataaggacactaatcttGTAATGGGGGCTCCACGATCTCATCTAATTGCCCCTCCAAGCCGCATATCCTAAAACCATCAAATTGTGAGTTAGGGCTATGAGACACAAGCAGCCAGTTCATAATGGTGTTAAATGGGTAACAGGTATGTTTGAAGGAGATGGATTTGCCCTAGATAACAAAACAGAGACTGTGTCAAGGCACCCTAGACTCAGTGGCTGCCCCAAAGCCTGCCCAGCTTCCCCCTCCAGCACCCTGACTTCTGGCTGCGCTGGGCTCCGGGTGGGAGCCACACCCTGGTTCCTGGCCCTGCCTGATGAGGCATCTCACCCGTGCGCTGGGTGTCCTCCTGTCGTTCCAGAGTCAGACATCTATGCAGAGATTCCTGACGAGACCTTGAGGCGGCCGGGAGGTAGGTCCTGGACCCCGCCAAGGCGACCAGTCAGGGGTCTGGGAAGTGACATGATGAGGACTCCTGGGACACCACCGTGGAGcttcctgccctcccttcctcctgccccaaGTGTGCTCAGGCAGCAGCCAGCCCGGGCTCCAGTGGGTTGAAAGCTGAGGTCCTCCCCTGATGGATCATGtgtttttgtgtgtctgtggGATATGGGGGTTCTAAGAACATGGACCTGGGACCCAGGAAACGGGGTGATGGCTCCTCCATGGATCTGAGGCAGTGGAACATTCTAGATCCCCTTTCCCAGCCCAGCCTGTGCATTTTGGCTGAGGTGTTATGGGGTTCTGGGGCACCAGGGGATGCCAGCCAGTCTGTGTGCCCAGGGGCTGTGTTCTCCATCTGTGCAGGTCCACAGTACGGCATTGCCCGCGAGGAGGTGGTTCTCAACCGTATTCTAGGAGAAGGCTTCTTTGGGGAGGTCTATGAAGGGGTCTACACAAACCACGTGAGTCCCAGACTCTTCCCGCCTCTTTGTCCACCTGTCTGGGGGTGAGGCAGGCACTCGATCCTGAGGCTATTGGAGGTGGAAGCCGTGACATGGAGGACCACGGCTTATCCACATGGCTTGGAGTATTTATGAAATACTCAGGGAGTGATGGGGAGGACAGTCATTCCCAAGGAGGACAGAAAATCACTGGGGATTAAAATAGAGGCAGGCCCTGGAGAAAGGTCACGGTGGCTTTGGTAGGAGAATACACGGAGGGCAGGAGGGTGGACCCAGCCAAGTGGGAGTTCGTCTCGGGGCACCTCTAGGTGGGCTGGCTTCGCCTTTGTGGTCATACTCAGCAAGCCTGGGGAGGGCAGCGCCGgggtgtggggagggaaggaaggaagcacaGTTTGAAGCCAACTGTAGAGAGAACGAGGCCAGCCAGCCCGCATCTCGTGAAGGCCTGGGGTCACCTGCTAACCTCGTCTCAGCATCCTGGTCTACACAGCTGGGCTTGAGCTCTTTGATCTCCAAACCCCATTCTGGTTCTAACCCTGCCTGGTCcagaagaaaggggaagaagaggaagggaagggtaaaggggagaagagaaatggaagaaaggaaggggtgGTGTGTCCTGCAGAGGCCAGGTCGCCTCGCCCCTCAGCAGTCGGCAAAGTCTGTGGGAAGGCCCTGCTGAGGCCAGGGAGGGAACAGTTTCCTTTGAGCACTAGGCTGGACCAAGATTCCCTAAACCCTCTTGTTGCAGAAAGGGGAGAAAATCAATGTGGCTGTCAAGACCTGCAAGAAGGACTGCACCCTGGACAATAAGGAGAAGTTCATGAGCGAGGCAGGTAGGCACGCCTGGACGGGGCCCAGACTCCCTGGCCctcaaggggaggggagaggggagggttctcctccctctttcccccatTCTCCTGTGTGACCTCCCTCTCCCACTTCAGTGATCATGAAGAATCTCGACCACCCCCACATCGTGAAGCTGATCGGCATCATCGAAGAGGAGCCCACCTGGATCATCATGGAACTGTACTCCTATGGGGAGGTGAGCTGGAGGAGGCAGGCCAGGCACCCTGAGGATAGCTGGGGCACCAAGGGACACTTAGAGCAAAGGACACTTCTCCCAGTTTCCTGATTTCCGTACTCAGCAGAAGCAGAGGCCCTGTTGATAGAGGAAATTGCCAGAACATCTTGCTGACTTGGGGTTTGCCcccagaggaaggggagggtcaGTGGCTGCCAGCAGCCCTGGCTCCATGCTGGGGGCCTGACGGCACTTCCCTCCCCACAGCTGGGCCACTATCTGGAGCGAAATAAGAACTCCCTGAAGGTGCCCACCCTCGTCCTGTATGCGCTGCAGATATGCAAAGCCATGGCCTACCTGGAGAGCATCAGCTGTGTGCACAGGTGGGAGCACAGGGACAGTGGGAAGCCAAGCCTTTAACTGATCACAGAGGGTTACACAGGGTGGAGCTGGACTCCCAGCCTGGGCCCGCGCCCAGCAGCTTAGAGTGCTTGAGCACCTCTACAGAGTGTTTCCTCACTAAAAAGCCCAAACAGTTGTGCGACAGAGAACTGTCACTGGGAGTAGCTCCAGAGCAACTCCAAAGCTCAGCCTCTGACTAGGTTCTGGGACAAAGTTGTGACCAAAACAGACAAACCTTGTCCTTGTGAAGCTCATGTCCTAGCATGAGCGTCCAGTACACCCTGTCAGTGGTTGTAGGCTAAGGGGGTGGAATGATGGGCCGGGCCCCTCGGGGTACTTAAGCCTGCATGCTTTCAAGTCAGCTTTTTAACAACGGAAGCAGACTTTTGGGAGCAGAGCTGCCTGCGAGAAGCCAACAGGCCCACTGGTTTGGGGTGGGAAGCCATGCCAGGGCCAGGGCCATCAGTACCAGTAGCTCCTTTAGGAGGCTGGAGCTCAGCTTGCAGGAAGCTACCTGTATGCAACCTCTTCCTGCACTCACCTCTGGGAACCTTCCTTCAGCTCTCCCACCTGCTCCAGGGTCCCAGGCAGTACCTCACCCTGGTCTCCACATCCTTCTCTAGGGACATCGCCGTCCGGAACATCCTTGTGGCCTCCCCGGAGTGTGTGAAGCTGGGGGACTTTGGCCTTTCTCGATACATTGAGGATGACGAGTATTACAAGGGTGAGGGAACTTCCCGCCCCTGCTTTGTCCCTGAAACCAAAATCCCAGAAGGAGCCTACAACTGGGCAGCCCAGACCACGGGCCTCTGGACAGTAGGCtgtttttctggaaaattctggATCTTTCTTCCCTTAATAATGCCTGTAAACCTCTTTGCCCACCCCAAGCCTCTGTGACTCGTCTCCCCATCAAATGGATGTCCCCCGAATCCATTAACTTCCGCCGCTTCACGACAGCCAGTGACGTCTGGATGTTTGGTACGAGGCAATTCAGGAGGGTGTGGGAATGGGCTCAGACTCTCTGAGTGGGTGGACCAAGAGGAGGAGGATCCCTGAACCCACAACACCCCATTTCACTGTGGCCACTGAGAAGTCCCAGAGGTGGGAAGGTGGTAGTAGAGTCAGGGGTGACATGAGCCAAGGACTGGCCTAGAAAATCTGGGTCCATCCTCCTATAAAAGGCTCTGATGAGAAGCATGGACCCCACCAACCAGCTCCAAGGATAAATGTGGGGACGCCTGGAGGGGAGCTTCAAACACAAAACTCGGGTGTTTCATGTAAGGAGAAGCAGGGAGTGGAGAGTGCCCAGCTGGGTGTGAATGGACACCCTCACCAAACACAGCCCTTCAGGTTACCTGCCAGTTCTCCCACAGCTGACCATAAACCTCATCATTGTTACCCCCATtttccaaataaggaaactgaggctcagaccaGTAAGGGGCTTGCCCATGATCATACAGGCAGCAAAGGGTGGTGCCTGGCCTTCTACTGCAGCTCCTAATCTTCCCAGGAAGGTTCTAGGGTTCCAACATGGGCCACCTCCTGATCCTACAGAATCCAGACAGCTCCATGTTGAGGGAGTCCAGGGAGGGGAAGCCCTGGTTCATGTACCACAGATGTAGGTCATTGGTCCCTTGAGTGGACCACCATGGTGGGTAAGACCCCAGTGGCCATAGAGGGAGTTGCAAGATAACACAGACACTCCCTGCTGGGACCAAATGCAATGGCCATAGTGTCCCCGGGGTCCCCACTTCCCAGCAGGGTGCCTGATCTTCCCCCTCTGCCCTCAGCCGTGTGCATGTGGGAGATCTTGAGCTTTGGGAAGCAGCCTTTCTTCTGGCTGGAAAACAAGGATGTCATCGGGGTGCTGGAGAAAGGGGACCGGCTGCCCAAGCCTGACCTCTGCCCACCTGTCCTTTACACCCTCATGACCCGCTGCTGGGACTATGACCCCAGTGACCGGCCCCGCTTCACGGAGCTCGTGTGCAGCCTCAGGTGAGCATGGGATGGGGAgctgcggggggcgggggggggcgaTGGCTGGGTTGCCCCAGAGGCAAGCTGCTGCTGGTGGCACTGAGAGGTTTACAGGTAAGTCAGTGCACTCAGGGGCTCCTCGGGCCTATGCAGCAGGTGGCCCCATTCCCATCTGCTGAGTGGAAGGGTGCAGGTTCAAAgtcagtgacttgcccaaggcagTGACAGGGGGGCCAGGACGTGTACCCAGACCTCCCTTCTGATCATCACGAGCCACATGACCACACGGAATGAACTGGTCCTTCCAGCAGAGGCATGGTGAGCCTCGGGCACTCAGTACAGAAGCAGCTCCGTCAGGGGCTGAAAGGCTGAGGCCAGGTTCACTGTCAGACACGAGCCCAGAGACAAGGTGAGCCTGGGGAAGCCTTCTCATCAGGGCAtctccaccccagccctgtgcCTTGCTCATGCCGTGCCCAGAAGGTATTTTCTCTATTGGAATCAAAAAAAGTCTGGTGCAGCCAGacatggtgatacacacctgtaatcccagcagcttaggaggctgaggcaggaggatcacaagttcaaagccagactcagcaacttagcgaggctctaagcaacttagtgagactccatttcaaaataaaatataaaaagggctggggatgttgctcattggttaagcaccccttgggttcaatccctggtaccaaaaaaaaaaaaaaaaaaaaaaaaggatgtccCAGACACCTGTGGTCTGCAGAGTTTGGCTGGAAAACACCTGTCT
Encoded here:
- the Ptk2b gene encoding protein-tyrosine kinase 2-beta isoform X1, which codes for MSGVSEPLSRVKVGTLRRPEGPPEPMVVVPVDVEKEDVRILKVCFYSNSFNPGKNFKLVKCTVQTEIQEIITSILLSGRIGPNIQLAECYGLRLKHMKSDEIHWLHPQMTVGEVQDKYECLHVEAEWRYDLQIRYLPEDFMESLKEDRTTLLYFYQQLRNDYMQRYASKVSEGMALQLGCLELRRFFKDMPHNALDKKSNFELLEKEVGLDLFFPKQMQENLKPKQFRKMIQQTFQQYASLREEECVMKFFNTLAGFANIDQETYRCELVQGWNITVDLVIGPKGIRQLTSQDAKPTCLAEFKQIRSIRCLPLEEGQAVLQLGIEGAPQSLSIKTSSLAEAENMADLIDGYCRLQGEHKGSLIIHPKKDGEKRNSLPQIPTLNLEARQSHLSESCSIESDIYAEIPDETLRRPGGPQYGIAREEVVLNRILGEGFFGEVYEGVYTNHKGEKINVAVKTCKKDCTLDNKEKFMSEAVIMKNLDHPHIVKLIGIIEEEPTWIIMELYSYGELGHYLERNKNSLKVPTLVLYALQICKAMAYLESISCVHRDIAVRNILVASPECVKLGDFGLSRYIEDDEYYKASVTRLPIKWMSPESINFRRFTTASDVWMFAVCMWEILSFGKQPFFWLENKDVIGVLEKGDRLPKPDLCPPVLYTLMTRCWDYDPSDRPRFTELVCSLSDIYQMEKDIAIEQERNARYRPPKILEPIASQEPPPKPSRPKYRPPPQTNLLAPKLQFQEEDFIRPSSREEAQQLWEAEKVKMRQILDKQQKQMLEDSQWLRQEEKSLDPMVYMNDKSPLTPEKEAGYTEFTGPPQKPPRLGAQSIQPTANLDRTDDLVYLNVMELVRAVLDLKNELCQLPPEGYVVVVKNVGLTLRKLIGSVDDLLPSLPSSSRTEIEGTQKLLNKDLADLINKMRLAQQNAVTSLSEECKRQMLTASHTLAVDAKNLLDAVDQAKVLANLAHPPAE